The following proteins come from a genomic window of Micromonas commoda chromosome 2, complete sequence:
- a CDS encoding ribokinase kinase (Has two domains: 1.) pfkB family carbohydrate kinase - This family includes a variety of carbohydrate and pyrimidine kinases. It belongs to the Ribokinase-like superfamily) produces MLDDLVTPKVTPIKDPASKRSLEASGDENLPPEVVALQPLAVIDHSAKVADSFFKSLDGETGGSVRVGPDDLQRLLMRVGEFTTKAGGSAANTARGLAHGFDVRTALLGAVGQDEWGKLFVSSMKRSGVDTSLLEVKGEKSYTGRCVCLVDKTGQRTMRPSLEDAIRLQPDEVTADQLRGVKWVVVNGYSYYGLGLMEATVAAATAAGCKVAMHLASFEIVRKFREPMSRLLASGAIHAVFANEDEARELVGGGVGSDSIETDTKIEAALAKLAEWCDIAVVTLGDKGCVAMRGTERVEQKAFKGFAVEDTTGAGDLFSAGFMYGLLRNASLQRCCELGCLSGAAVVQSMGAEISEEGWTWVHAHMHEGRAQALVRGSAAAVQHELLACYELIESIGRGVVYYGSARLKADNPHFVKSRELGKMVSELLGTPTWTGGGPGMMEAASLGAMDAGKAVAGIRIEREAGTKVRSAAQSYLKPEHTVFCKFLSPRKVALVDAGVRKKAEDRTAYVFLPGGLGTMDELFELFTLYQLHKLGTDHPVPVIIVNYDGFYDCLLNFVETMQGHGTVGAGEYDQMVVKNTNEEVVEYLREYYQI; encoded by the exons AtgctcgacgacctcgtcacGCCAAAAGTGACCCCGATCAAGGACCCGGCGTCGAAG CGAAGCCTCGAGGCTAGCGGCGATGAGAACCTACCACCCGAGGTCGTCGCGCTGCAGCCCCTCGCCGTCATCGACCACAGCGCCAAGGTGGCCGATTCGTTCTTCAAGTCCCTGGACGGCGAGACGGGCGggagcgtccgcgtcggcccCGACGACCTGCAGCGGCTCCTCATGCGGGTGGGCGAGTTCACCACCAAAGccggcgggtccgccgcgaacaccgcgcgcggcctGGCGCACGGTTTCGACGTCCGAACCGCTCTGCTGGGCGCCGTCGGGCAGGACGAGTGGGGCAAACTCTTCGTCTCGTCCATGAAGCGATCGGGCGTGGACACCTCTCTGCTCGAGGTCAAGGGCGAAAAGTCGTACACGGGCAGGTGCGTCTGCCTGGTCGATAAGACCGGCCAGCGCACGATGAGACCGtcgctcgaggacgccatcaGGCTCCAGCCCGACGAGGTCACGGCGGATCAGTTGCGAGGCGTCAAGTGGGTCGTCGTCAACGGGTACAGCTACTACGGCCTAGGTCTGATGGaagccaccgtcgccgccgccaccgccgccgggtgcaAAGTCGCGATGCACCTCGCGTCCTTCGAGATCGTCCGTAAGTTCCGGGAGCCCATGTCCAGGCTGctggcgtccggcgcgatTCACGCCGTCTTTGCcaacgaggacgaggcgagggagctcgtcggcggcggcgtcggcagcgATTCCATCGAGACGGATACCaagatcgaggcggcgctggccaagCTGGCGGAGTGGTGCGACATCGCGGTGGTGACCCTGGGCGATAAGGGCTGCGTGGCGATGCGCGGAACCGAACGCGTGGAGCAGAAGGCGTTCAAGGGGTTCGCGGTGGAGGAcaccacgggcgcgggcgacctgTTCAGCGCGGGCTTCATGTACGGTTTGCTGCGCAACGCGTCGCTGCAGAGGTGCTGCGAGCTCGGGTGCctgtccggcgcggcggtggtccaGTCCATGGGCGCGGAGATCTCCGAGGAGGGGTGGACGTGGGTTCACGCGCACATGCACGAGGGAAGGGCGCAGGCGCTGGTTCGcggcagcgccgccgccgtgcagcacgagctgctcgcgtgctacgagctcatcgagtcCATCGGTCGCGGCGTGGTCTACTACGGCAGCGCGAGACTCAAGGCGGATAACCCGCACTTCGTCAAGTCCAGGGAACTCGGGAAGATGGTCTCGGAGTTGCTCGGGACCCCGACGtggaccggcggcgggccgggaatgatggaggcggcgagttTGGGCGCCATGGACGCCGGAAAGGCAGTCGCGGGCATCCGCATCGAGCGCGAAGCCGGCACGAAGGTGAGGTCCGCCGCCCAGAGCTACCTCAAACCCGAGCACACCGTGTTCTGCAAGTTCCTCTCCCCTCGCAAGGttgcgctcgtcgacgcgggcgtccgcaagaaggcggaggatCGCACAGCGTACGTGttcctccccggcggcctCGGAACGATGGACGAGCTCTTCGAGCTGTTCACGCTGTACCAGCTGCACAAGCTCGGAACCGACCACCCGGTGCCCGTGATTATCGTCAACTACGACGGGTTCTACGATTGCCTGCTCAACTTCGTGGAGACGATGCAGGGACACGGCACGGTTGGCGCGGGCGAGTACGACCAGATGGTGGTAAAGAACACCAacgaggaggtggtggaGTACCTCAGGGAGTACTACCAAATCTGA
- a CDS encoding glutathione s-transferase produces the protein MASSAALLGGHLATFARRPPRRQPRRRSRRIAPAAFLGLGGKAARGGDASNSTSGVTLWGSPGSRSPLVDWYLHELDVPFDAKSPGDPNNPHPFGQIPALRDGDVEVWESGAILMYLADCYGGLDTPAKRADANKWVVWANASLDPVLFIENERGQVLDSGARRAESPKALTRLESVLAQREFLSGEAFGVADVAVASYLLFVPIFFADVSFARWPNTARYMGRCVVRPAYSKAFGGRTAAYLADRIESWVA, from the coding sequence ATGGCatcgtccgccgccctcctcgggggccacctcgcgacgttcgcgcggcggccaccgcggcggcaaccgcggcgccgatcgcgtcgcatcgcgcccgccgccttcctcggcctcggcggcaaggcggcgagggggggcgacgcgtcgaactCGACATCGGGCGTGACGCTCTGGGGCTCGCCCGGCTCTCGATCGCCGCTCGTGGACTGGTACCtgcacgagctcgacgtaCCTTTCGATGCCAAATCACCCGGGGACCCGAACAACCCGCATCCGTTCGGCCAGATccccgcgctgcgcgacggcgacgtcgaagtcTGGGAGTCTGGCGCGATACTCATGTACCTCGCAGATTGTTACGGGGGCTTGGACACGCCGGCGAAGCGAGCGGACGCGAACAAGTGGGTCGTGTGGGCCAACGCATCGTTGGACCCGGTGCTGTTCATCGAGAACGAGCGCGGGCAGGTGCTGgacagcggcgcgaggcgcgcggaaTCGCCCAAGGCGCTCACCAGGCTCGAGTCCGTGCTTGCTCAAAGGGAGTTTTTGAGCGGCGAAGCCTTTGgagtcgccgacgtcgctgTGGCGAGTTACCTGCTCTTCGTGCCAATATTCTTCGCGGACGTCAGCTTCGCGAGGTGGCCGAACACGGCGCGGTACATGGGCCGGTGCGTGGTGCGACCGGCGTACTCGAAGGCTTTCGGCGGTAGGACCGCGGCGTACCTCGCCGACCGGATCGAATCGTGGGTGGCTTGA
- a CDS encoding amino Acid/Auxin permease family (amino acid) produces the protein NSTTAQAMANSVNILLGVGLLSVPYALQQGGWAGLGVLGVLGVTTNYTGKILIRPTRRPLLSYEDVGEAAFGANGRRFITWVLYTELIGTCALFFILEGDHLEILFDHAHTQEWFMCAAAAVMIPTLWLSDLSSLSFIGGLGACASLSLVGVVLYELVAVGGFPGTLPPALETTALVHLSTLPVSFGLLAFVFAGHAVFPAIYTSMREPGEYEGMLDKTYAIVGATCLLIGGAGYALYGDGVADEVTLNLPTGVASTLALALVTVNPFSKFALTMDPVSRGLEKALGVDINGGGGGGVERDWGAPLKARLMRTGLGAGALLTAAKVPFFAVFMSLIGSFLTLTVSVIFPSACYLRMFEDELTDNERVANWAIMLLGGFCVVAGS, from the exons AACTCCACCACCGCGCAGGCCATGGCGAACAGCGTCAACATCCTGCTCGGCGTGGGCCTCCTCTCGGTGCCGTACGCGCTGCAGCAGGGCGGGTGGgcgggcctcggcgtcctcggcgtcctcggcgtcaccACCAACTACACCGGCAAGATACTGATCCG gcccacgcggcggccgctGCTGTCCtacgaggacgtcggcgaggcggcaTTTGGCGCTAATGGGAGACGATTCATCACGTGGGTTTTATACACCGAACTCATCGGCACGTGCGCGCTGTTCTTCATCCTGGAGGGCGATCACCTGGAGATTCTGTTTGACCACGCGCACACCCAGGAGTGGTTcatgtgcgcggcggcggcggtgatgatACCCACGCTGTGGCTTTCCGATTTATCGTCGCTTTCGTTCATcggcggcttgggcgcgTGCGCTTCTTTgtccctcgtcggcgtcgtcctgtacgagctcgtcgccgtgggtgGGTTCCCGGGTACACTACCCCCGGCGTTGGAGACCACCGCGCTGGTGCACCTGAGCACGCTGCCGGTGAGCTTCGGGTTGCTCGCGTTTGTATTCGCCGGTCACGCGGTTTTCCCGGCTATTTACACCAGCATGCGAGAACCCGGGGAGTACGAGGGAATGCTGGACAAGACGTACGCCATCGTGGGCGCCACGTGCTtgctcatcggcggcgccgggtacGCGCTCTACGGGGACGGCGTGGCGGACGAGGTGACGCTGAACctgccgacgggggtggcGAGCAcgctggcgctggcgctggtCACGGTGAACCCGTTTAGCAAATTCGCGCTCACGATGGACCCGGTGTCGCGCGGGTTGGAGAAGGCGCTGGGGGTGGACATTAACGGGGGGGGAGGGGGTGGAGTTGAAAGGGATTGGGGCGCGCCGCTGAAGGCGCGATTGATGCGCACCGggctgggcgcgggcgcgttgttgaccgccgcgaaggtTCCGTTTTTCGCGGTTTTCATGTCGCTCATCGGGAGCTTTTTGACGCTGACGGTGAGCGTCATCTTCCCGAGCGCGTGCTACCTGCGGATgttcgaggacgagctcaCGGACAACGAACGGGTCGCCAACTGGGCCATCATGCTGCTCGGTGGGttctgcgtcgtcgccggctcg
- a CDS encoding predicted protein gives MSGEVHVHPSHAEDPTGYPPCRVAHSRKVMKGEDKSFAAPGAEWRGVRFDAFGLFDGHGGKDAAEHCAEAFVPALLNALDAPGPIPEDADPEDVFEDRVAEALASAFADVDAQFLARDIHSGATATMCVVNGRHVHSAAVGDSLATLDCGHGCAPVRLTPEHRLDTSAAERRRIEERGGEVRATAFEDGKPVGPLRVWPGGLAVSRSIGDRDGKKGGVSSEPEVSQCLVPDSQPGFRIVLASDGLWDAVTVKQASACGAKLGTGPCAAALCKLAQKQKDNRDDITVMVVDYLANSNDKSPLTNKPPWRTELEVRWPLGRNGRNGRKRYDPVQPASARRKLRVEGDAEAERVEREAIEAARARAAAAVADSTINSTAGANARRLAELEAYERSKASAVDGDDGWEEDRSVVVR, from the exons ATGAGCGGCGAGGTTCACGTCCACCCCTCGCACGCGGAGGATCCCACCGGCTACCCCCCGTGCCGCGTAGCGCACTCGAGGAAAGTCATGAAGGGAGAGGACaagtccttcgccgcgccgggcgccgagtggcgcggcgtccgcttcgacgcgttcggcctGTTCGACGGGCACGGCGGCAAGGATGCCGCGGAGCACtgcgccgaggcgttcgtCCCGGCCCTCCTgaacgccctcgacgcccccggcCCCATCCCGGAGGACGCCGATCCCGAGGATGTCTTTGAagatcgcgtcgccgaagccctcgcgtccgcgttcgcggacgtcgacgcgcagtTTCTCGCCAGAGACATACACAGCGGagccaccgcgacgatgtGCGTCGTCAACGGCAGGCACGtccactccgccgccgtcggcgattccctcgcgacgctcgactGCGGCCACGGATGCGCGCCCGTTCGGCTCACCCCCGAGCACCGACTGgacacgtccgcggcggagcgccgtcgcatcgaggaacgcggcggggaggtccgcgccaccgcgttcgaGGACGGTAAGCCCGTCGGCCCGCTGCGGGTGTGGCCGGGCGGCCTCGCGGTGTCCAGGTCCATCGGCGACAGGGACGGGAAAAAAGGCGGGGTGtcgtccgagcccgaggttTCGCAATGTTTGGTTCCCGATTCGCAACCCGGGTTTCGCATAgtgctcgcgtccgacggACTGTgggacgcggtgacggtcAAGcaggcgagcgcgtgcggcgccaagctcggTACCGGaccgtgcgccgcggcgctgtgcaAGCTGGCGCAGAAGCAGAAGGATAACCGCGACGACATCACCGTCATGGTCGTCGATTACCTCGCCAATTCAAACGACAAGTCGCCGCTGACGAACAAACCGCCGTGGCGCACAGAGCTGGAGGTTCGGTGGCCGCtcggtcgtaacggtcgtaacggtcgcaAACGGTACGACCCGGTCCAACCCGCGAGCGCTCGGAGGAAACTCAGGgtggagggcgacgcggaggcggagcgcgtggagcgcgaggcgatcgaggcggcgagggcgcgagcaGCAGCCGCTGTAGCCGACTCAACAATCAATTCAACCGCGGGCGCAAACGCTCGGCgactcgccgagctggaggcgTACGAGAGGTCCAAGGCGAGCGCtgtggacggcgacgacgggtgggAGGAG GATCGATCTGTCGTCGTCCGCTGA